In the genome of Thermoanaerobacterium sp. PSU-2, one region contains:
- a CDS encoding DUF1003 domain-containing protein, whose protein sequence is MDNKEKLIHSYIDKKVSKNINEEHKDSLTFGDRMADKLADYAGSWSFIFTFGFLLIVWMVINSVAFIKHFDPYPFILLNLVLSCLAAIQAPIIMMSQNRQEAKDRLRAQNDYEVNLKAELIIEDLHTKADKIIENQEKILKLLESQTQKQ, encoded by the coding sequence ATGGATAATAAAGAAAAACTGATACATTCATATATTGACAAAAAAGTCTCCAAAAATATCAATGAAGAACACAAAGATTCGCTGACATTTGGCGATAGAATGGCAGATAAATTGGCAGACTACGCTGGCAGTTGGTCATTTATATTTACGTTTGGCTTTCTGCTTATCGTTTGGATGGTTATAAACAGCGTCGCTTTTATAAAACACTTTGACCCGTATCCATTTATACTCTTGAATTTGGTTTTATCATGCCTTGCTGCAATACAAGCTCCAATAATCATGATGAGCCAAAACAGGCAAGAAGCAAAAGATAGATTAAGAGCGCAAAATGACTACGAAGTAAATTTAAAAGCAGAGCTAATAATAGAAGACCTACATACAAAAGCAGATAAAATCATCGAAAATCAAGAAAAAATATTAAAGCTTTTGGAAAGCCAAACGCAAAAACAATAA
- a CDS encoding small, acid-soluble spore protein, alpha/beta type, translated as MDEKLKIEAAKELGLLDKVHKVGWSNLTAQETGKIGAIVKKKKYKSAM; from the coding sequence ATGGATGAAAAATTAAAGATAGAGGCGGCTAAAGAGTTGGGGCTATTAGATAAGGTACATAAGGTAGGATGGTCGAATTTGACGGCACAAGAAACAGGGAAGATAGGAGCCATTGTGAAAAAGAAAAAATATAAATCGGCCATGTAA
- a CDS encoding NAD-dependent protein deacylase, which yields MGQEDVYEKVARLIENSKKTVVLTGAGISTESGIPDFRSPGTGLWEKMDPMEALSTRVLYNDPKKFYDNGFKILLSMKDAKPNKAHYILAQLEQDGFVSCVITQNIDNLHQKAGSKKVYEVHGQTRTGSCTNCGTVVPIDLLEVKVSKGEIPPKCDKCNGILRPDVVMFGDQMPEDFEKAWHEAEDSDLMIVIGSSLTVSPVNFLPGLSKHLVIINKSETPEDRRADAIIRESAGEALSKIVRYLKTAQQG from the coding sequence ATGGGTCAAGAGGATGTATATGAAAAAGTTGCAAGATTGATAGAGAATTCTAAAAAGACTGTTGTGCTGACGGGTGCTGGAATATCTACAGAAAGCGGTATTCCTGATTTCAGAAGTCCAGGAACTGGACTTTGGGAAAAGATGGACCCTATGGAAGCACTGTCAACAAGAGTTTTATACAATGACCCTAAAAAGTTTTACGACAATGGTTTTAAGATTTTGTTGTCCATGAAAGATGCAAAGCCAAACAAAGCACACTATATATTGGCGCAACTGGAGCAGGATGGGTTTGTATCATGCGTAATTACCCAAAACATAGATAATTTGCACCAAAAAGCAGGATCGAAGAAAGTATACGAAGTACACGGCCAGACGAGGACAGGAAGTTGCACAAATTGTGGTACAGTGGTACCAATTGATTTATTGGAGGTCAAAGTGTCTAAAGGGGAAATCCCGCCTAAATGCGACAAATGCAATGGGATTTTAAGGCCAGATGTTGTAATGTTTGGAGATCAGATGCCTGAAGATTTTGAAAAGGCATGGCATGAGGCCGAAGACAGCGATTTGATGATAGTCATTGGTTCATCGCTTACTGTATCACCTGTAAACTTTCTTCCGGGACTATCAAAGCATCTTGTCATAATAAATAAGTCAGAGACACCTGAAGATAGAAGGGCCGATGCAATTATAAGAGAATCGGCAGGCGAAGCTTTAAGCAAAATCGTAAGATATTTAAAGACGGCACAACAAGGCTAA
- a CDS encoding PqqD family protein produces the protein MAKKNNNFMLYVPIHSKKLMWEENGNIVKLLFRHDKIVERLARLIIKRPRITTIELDEIGSTVWKLIDGKRTVYDIGIKLKEVYGDKVEPTYDRLNKYLRYLHQNGWIRWRVQ, from the coding sequence ATGGCTAAAAAGAACAACAATTTCATGCTTTATGTACCCATTCATTCAAAAAAACTTATGTGGGAAGAGAATGGTAACATAGTCAAGCTTTTGTTTAGACACGATAAAATCGTCGAGCGGTTGGCGAGGCTTATCATCAAAAGGCCAAGGATAACGACGATAGAGCTTGATGAAATCGGCAGCACCGTTTGGAAACTTATTGACGGCAAAAGAACTGTTTATGACATAGGCATTAAGCTTAAAGAAGTCTATGGCGATAAGGTTGAGCCTACGTACGATAGACTAAACAAATATTTACGCTATTTGCATCAAAATGGATGGATTAGATGGAGAGTTCAATAA
- a CDS encoding cold-shock protein, producing MVRGKVKWFNAEKGYGFIEREGGSDVFVHYSAIEQDGFKTLEEGQEVEFDIVEAEKGPQAANVKKVS from the coding sequence ATGGTAAGAGGTAAAGTAAAATGGTTCAATGCTGAGAAAGGTTATGGCTTCATAGAAAGAGAAGGAGGCTCAGACGTATTCGTTCATTACTCAGCAATTGAACAGGATGGTTTTAAGACGTTAGAAGAAGGACAGGAAGTCGAGTTTGATATAGTGGAGGCCGAAAAAGGGCCACAAGCCGCTAACGTTAAAAAAGTTTCCTAA
- a CDS encoding carboxymuconolactone decarboxylase family protein, whose protein sequence is MPLPPFLSSLDKNDHEFASAIEKVYSYAMGPGALDQKTKLLIALAIDALHGANLGVENISNQLRNMGVSEEEIKEAIRIAYFASGNTILASYISAFKNK, encoded by the coding sequence ATGCCATTACCGCCATTTTTGTCATCGCTTGATAAAAATGATCATGAATTTGCATCTGCAATAGAAAAAGTCTATTCTTATGCAATGGGACCAGGCGCATTAGACCAAAAGACAAAATTGTTAATCGCACTGGCTATTGATGCGTTGCACGGCGCTAACCTTGGAGTAGAAAACATATCAAATCAACTGCGAAATATGGGGGTAAGCGAGGAAGAAATAAAAGAAGCAATTAGAATCGCATACTTCGCATCTGGAAATACAATATTAGCTTCGTATATTTCTGCTTTCAAAAACAAATAG
- a CDS encoding phosphodiester glycosidase family protein, which translates to MKKFLQIIVPLILVFISTSHVYADTYYNGFLYTYKNNSYMMVPARGVFQSMGADVKWDGDTQTVKIIKDSLQIVIKINSTNAVVNGEGKDMPVPAIIKDGSTFLPLRFLAELIGDNQVKWDDDTQTAAIPFNNSYIYVKAVDYSLDATSFTQKVDGVVVTGVRIPHNSPYKPAVILANNQIGTTQSLYDMAKYYNADVAINGTFFNAYGGDPVPWNTIIKDGKVVHVVNVGSVFGFTADGRVKMDKLRISIVGGTNGSYSWPNNWYAYGFNHIPSTNSVYIFTYEWGSHLGFNYGINIVVENGVVKDIEENQDVNIPADGYVINLNGSEEYLAKVFNVGKTVEYKINFTDDGGNPVDWSDVTEAVGAGPTLVKDGVVSVDPIGEGFTEDKIVSLSYARSAIGVTAQGDILLVTTPEITVYQLAQIMKELGAYDAMNLDGGASSGLYFKGEYLTKPGRDLSNALIFYK; encoded by the coding sequence ATGAAAAAATTTCTACAAATTATTGTACCTTTGATTTTGGTTTTTATATCTACTTCACACGTTTACGCTGATACATACTACAATGGTTTTTTGTATACATATAAAAATAATAGCTATATGATGGTACCCGCCAGAGGTGTATTTCAGAGCATGGGGGCAGATGTAAAATGGGATGGTGATACACAAACAGTTAAAATCATAAAAGACAGCCTTCAAATCGTTATTAAGATTAACAGTACAAATGCAGTTGTCAACGGAGAAGGTAAAGATATGCCGGTGCCTGCTATAATAAAAGACGGTTCAACCTTTTTGCCGCTTCGGTTTTTGGCTGAATTGATTGGTGATAATCAAGTCAAATGGGATGATGATACGCAAACTGCTGCTATCCCTTTTAATAATTCATATATTTATGTTAAAGCGGTCGATTATAGCTTAGACGCCACAAGCTTTACTCAGAAAGTTGATGGCGTTGTTGTGACAGGTGTGAGAATACCTCACAACTCGCCATATAAACCTGCTGTTATTTTGGCGAATAATCAGATAGGTACTACGCAGAGCCTATATGACATGGCTAAATACTACAATGCAGATGTTGCAATAAACGGTACATTTTTTAATGCTTATGGTGGAGATCCAGTACCGTGGAATACTATAATCAAAGATGGCAAAGTTGTGCATGTAGTTAATGTAGGATCTGTCTTTGGCTTTACGGCTGATGGTAGGGTGAAGATGGATAAGCTGAGGATAAGTATTGTAGGTGGGACTAATGGCTCTTATAGCTGGCCAAATAATTGGTATGCTTATGGTTTCAATCACATACCTTCTACAAATTCTGTGTATATATTTACATATGAGTGGGGCAGTCACCTTGGCTTCAACTATGGAATAAATATTGTTGTAGAAAATGGCGTGGTCAAAGATATTGAAGAAAACCAGGATGTAAATATTCCTGCAGATGGATATGTCATAAATCTCAATGGCAGCGAGGAATACTTGGCTAAAGTATTCAATGTAGGAAAGACAGTTGAGTATAAAATCAACTTTACAGATGATGGCGGAAATCCAGTTGATTGGTCTGATGTCACTGAGGCTGTAGGAGCAGGTCCTACCCTCGTTAAAGATGGTGTGGTCAGTGTAGATCCTATAGGAGAGGGTTTTACAGAGGATAAAATCGTAAGCTTATCATACGCAAGAAGCGCTATTGGAGTAACGGCACAAGGCGACATTCTTCTTGTGACTACACCAGAGATTACGGTGTATCAGTTGGCACAGATAATGAAAGAATTAGGCGCATACGATGCAATGAATCTTGATGGCGGTGCTTCTTCTGGGCTTTATTTTAAAGGTGAGTATTTAACAAAGCCAGGTAGGGATTTAAGCAATGCACTTATATTCTACAAATAA